Genomic DNA from Anguilla anguilla isolate fAngAng1 chromosome 17, fAngAng1.pri, whole genome shotgun sequence:
TAACTCCATCTCTgctatccatttacacagcatcaCAGGACCACGTTAGGCAGCTCTGTGGAAGAGAGATAAGCTCCCTAACTCCTGTACTGCTTCAGCAAGTCTGCGGCTTACAGGGAATCTCCAGGCTGGGGTGAATGGCGCCCATGTTTTTCACCGTAGGCGGGGAGTGGCGTCCGTCCACCAGGTCCGACTCGGCGTCCTGGGCCTCGCCGTGGATCACTGCGATGCCCAGCCGGAGCCGTTCGGCGAAGGACTGCGCcctgcggggagggggagagaggaggggccaCTGTCTGACCACGCCCACCGCCGCCTTGTCCCTGCACCCCAGCAGCCAATGACGAGCGCTCGTCACCGCTGGCTGGAGCGTTTCTGCCGCAGGGACATAATGAACAGTCACAccgagacagaggagagagcagaCTTGCTTACCTTTTGGCCGAAGCTGGAGATTTGGCCACAATTACTGCATTTCTATAGTCTGGGATCTGCAGATTTTAAACACATAAGCTCAGGCCACAGCCAGAATgtgtctcacactcacacccttactcactcacatacttacactcactcacgcactcactcactcagtcagtctgtcacattctcactcacacagtctctcactcacacacccttattcacactctcacacactcgcaaacACACTGCCAGGACCCAGAACTACTGAAGCCTCAACTAAAAACTGAACGCTTCACAGAAACGAGCCAATTCATCTGAACATGCTGGTGACTGAACACCATTTAGTCCCGATTCCTGTCCCTGTTAAAGCTTTCTGTTTAAAGCGCACTCTCAGGAGCAGCCAGGCTCACCTCCTCCTGAATGTACTGCAGGAGGAAAGGGGAGGCGCGCAGGTTATCCACCGGGATGTTGAAGAATCCCTGGATCTCCTTCTGGTGCAGGTCCATGGTGATCAGGTGGGTCAGACCTGTGAAGGGCAACCAATCAGAGGTCACGTCACACCTGCACAGGACAGAAtgcagccagccaatcagagcaatAATAACTATGAATAGGTTTCGGCATGACACTGACAGGGGCTGAATATGCACAGCACCCGTAGGAGGTTTAACGGCTGCCCAGTCTGCTCACGACAAGAAACTCCAGGGTTCTGCTGTTACAAAGTCATTTAGAAAAAGTCACAGTTTATGTTCTTGTGGGAAAGGAGGTTGTGTGTTAGGGAAGACAAACTGTGGAAAAATTGAAAGGTTTCAAACAGAAAGGTAGAGGGGTAAGGGGGGTAGAAGGTTGGTAGAGGGGTCAGGGGGGTAGAAGGCTTGTAGAGGGGTCAGGGGGGTAGAAGGCTGGTAGAGGGGTCAGAGGGGTAGAAGGCTGGTAGAGGGGTCAGGGGGGTAGAAGGTTGGTAGAGGGGTCAGGGGGGTAGAGGGGTCAGGGGGGTAGAAGGCTGGTAGAGGGGTCAGGGAGGTAGAAGGCTGGTAGAGGGGTCAGGGGGGTAGAAGGTTGGTAGAGGGGTCAGGGAGGTAGAAGGCTGGTAGAGGGGTCAGGGGGGTAGAAGGTTGGTAGAGGGGTCAGGGGGGTAGAAGGCTGGTAGAGGGGTCGGGGGATAGAAGGCTGGTAGAGGGGTCGGGGGGTAGAAGGCTGGTAGAGGGGTCAGGGGGGTAGAAGGCTTGTAGAGGGGTCAGGGGGGTAGAAGGTTGGTAGTGGGGTCAGGGGGGTAGAAGGTTGGTAGTGGGGTCAGGGGGGTAGAAGGCTGGTAGTGGGGTCAGGGGCAGGAGGGCTAACCTGCTTTACACATCATGGAGGCCAGGAGCTTGGACACGATGGAgcccctcttcctcatcttGCACTGCTTGCTGTAGGGGAAATAGGGGAGCACGCCGATGATGCTGTGGGCACAGGACGTCCGGCACGCATACACCATGATCAGCAGCTCCATGATGGTGGTGTTGACGTCCCTGCGCGGAGAGAGAGCGCGGAGTGAGCGAGGTGAGCGGCGATCTCAGGGCGAGCGCTGATCCCCGCGTCGGCCGCTCGGGTTCGGTTACcccagcggggcggggcgtTGCTTGGATACCTCACCTGGACACCGTCTGGATGATGAAGACGTCTTTCCCGCGCACTGACTCCTGGATCTGCACCCGCGTTTCTGAGGGTGACAGGGGTGCAAAGTGGTGAGCAAATCAAACCATAAAACTGCATGTatagtatctttttttttttttttttttaaaccaccagAAACAAACACTGTAACCTACTGACCAGCAGGGCCAGCAGTGGTCTTCAAGTCATGTGCATTAAAAGCAGTGCATTccaatgcaatgaaaaaaacTTGCTTTGGCTACTCTCtggataaataaacacatatacactgtcaccacacacatatatatccATATATACCACAAATGTATATATTCACATACATATTCATGCATGTCTGCATCTATgtgcccacacatacacaatacacacaattCATCTATACacaccaaatacacacacatatacactccagtatacatacatattaagACCACAGCAACTAAAGCAGCAACATGTATGGGTTATGTGGGACTCACTCCTGTTAATAATCCTTACAGCCTGTGGataaaagctgtttttaaaaCGAGTGGTGTTTGCATTCATACTGCAGTAGCACAGCACTCATATTGCTAATAATGTGAACAGATCATGCCCAGGATGAGTGCTGTCTTTAACGAGGCAATTGGCAACACAGTCATTTGTAAACAAAGCTGTATAACAGAGGGCTGAGGCAGCGACCCGGCAGATCTCCCGTGTTAATATCCATTGATATCCATTCAAAGGTTTTTACAGCAGCAACGCTCAGGGATTTTTCTACAGAAGTTTAACTTCAGGTGGCAAGTATGGGGACAGAGTCCAAATTCAGATGAGGGCATTCAGGGaccttttaaaagcacatttcttTCCAGTGTCTAGTTTGctatcccccacacacccacccacccccatccccacccacagagacacacacacacacgcccacccgcacagacacacacacttacccaccccccacccacagagagacacacacacacacacacacctctgttgGCTTCCTGATAGACCTGCACTTTCCCCAGCTCCACTCCCAGGCGTCTGCAGGAGGAGACATGAGAACATTAACATTACTCTGCAGGAACACAGGCTGTCCACTGGCGTACTCACTGTGGGGCCTTCCATCTGAAATTAAGCACTAATACtctaattaaacaaaaacccCTGGGAACCTTGGGACAAACTGGTTAATATGAACAGATATAAgcacagatttatatttcattgtaCTTACGTGTGGTCAACTGCAATGTCATTAGGCTTGCGCATAAATGTGAATGGAGATCAGGAGCTTACTGGATAATACCTGTAAATCCATTGGCTTAGTTGGCAAGCTATTTTCAGTCCAATTTAAGTGTGAAATACCCAGCAGTGCGTCTATATATGAAGCTCAAGTGTTTTAAGAATAGCACGCTGCCTCAAAGTTCACCTAATATTATGTAAACTTAGATGCTGTTATCTATAATAACATCTGAAAGTCAAGCGGACCCAAGACTTGTGCTCCTCTGAGAGATTTGGATGTTTGTGTGGAGACTGGCAGTGATTGGACAGGGGAACGGGTTTCCAGGGGTCCTGGAGGTGGAACATGTGCCCAACCCATTCAGTCACACAGTGAGGCGAGAGGCAGTTTGACCCAACGCACAGCACATTGTACAAACCACATTCATCCCTTTTTACATCTCCGCTATAGACAACCAGCAGCCGATAACTCATAATAGCAGTACACAAAACTTACCCCACGCACAAAAAACTCGATGGTGAAAAACAGAGACTTGAATATGTAAACAGAACAATGTACAGGAAATATTTTACACTCGTTTGAGTGGTTTTagtgacattaaaaatatttcaaagatCCATCTCAAATTTAACTTATGATTTCTCTTCAGACTCATTTTGAGTGGCATGACGTGGCAAAAAACCTAAatctacaacaaaaaaattattcatttgtatCTGCCTCAGAGGTAGACCGCTACCTTAACTGTAGAGTGatgcactgtgacatcatcacaatgACAAAAGATCAGGTCCCTGCAAGGTTGAGTAACCTGTTGCAGAGGTCATCCTCTAGGTTACCTGCCAGGCACTACTACAAAGCAGTGCCATGCAAATATTAACCCAGGAACTGCATACTGTTGATTTTGATTACTAGCAAGGGAGTACTGTAAGGTGAATAGATACAGTATTATATGTGTGCATAGAgcgagatggggggggggggggggggggggggggggagtgagagacagactaACTCTGCAATCCGCCTTCCCAGCTCCCTGCTGGAAGGGTTGGAGTTGGCCGTAAATATCACCAGGCCTCCCTTGGTGGCACTCATGGCAGGTGGAGTCTTGGCACCCTCCTGAGACTCAGGTAGTGGATCCCTGGGTTCCCAGGTACTGCTGTATCCTTCCTGTTAAACGAGACGACCTGTGCTTAACGTCACACGTACTGCACCTTCATTGCTTCGGATGACCTACAAAACGTGGACAATAACATACGTTTAAGTTGCCTGACCAAAGCACAGAGAAAACGTTTCCATTGTTACCCGTTTCATTTCTTAAGATTGCTTTAAACAAATTCACAAGGTCAGACGTTACCTTGCCAGCCAACTTGGCAAATATCGTCACTGTGTGCTTGAATTGGACTGCGCCAGATAAGCTCACAGTTTTGAGGGCTTACAACTTTGTCCATGCTAATGACACAATGCTGTCCGCGTTGCAATGTTCCATAATTTCAATTCCGCTGCTTGGAGGAAGAAGCGAATTTTGCTGCATTGTGTCGCTTCACTAATCGGCTAGTCGTATGGTTACCATGCTAGCGAACACTCACAGAATCCTGCTGGAGTATGCAGGACACAGCTGTGCCGCGGCCCAATGAACACTAGAAGCGTGCATAATTTGCACAGCTGGGGCAAAACTGACCCCCGTTAATAAGTTcagttttacatacatttaccTTCACATATATCTAATAAGGCAAGATGGTAGCTGCCCATGGAACCTCATTAGATTAGACAACACGTGCATCTGCTTCCTAATACTGACTGTAGGCTACACATCATCAGTGTGGCTAACAAGCACAGCTAGCTACAGATTTCTATTCACAGTCCAATAAACTACGCTATAGTATAACGGGAGAGGCCAGATGGATCTGGCATTAGGGTGTGTGcaggaacagaaaaaataaaaaggatttaAGGCTAATTAAAACGATGCTATCCATCCACCTCCAGAGGGCTTCAAAATGATTATTCACCTTATTGTAGctcatatgaaaataaaacctaTCAGATCAGCTTAACGTTTGCTAAGTATTGCGCTTACTCTGCATCTAACTGCTACCAGGTAGCAAGCTAACACAACAGTAGTTGGTTGTTGTTTGACAAGCCTGGCATAAATTAGCCAACGTTAGTGAAGGAACGTAGTGAAATCATGTAGGttcacaagctagctggctGTATGTTAACCCGTGCCATCACAACATCCCCCGCTACGGTTGATAGAGCACTCTCTGTCAAGTGATTGCTTCCGATTAGTTATcgaatgaaagaatgaaatcAGGTGATGATGAGACAAGAGCAGCGCCTCGCCGCCAGCAATTCCGTCTGCTAATGCACGTTAGCAACCAAGCCTTGCTCATCGTTTGGGTTAAATTAATTACTGGAAAATTGCGAACGACCgcatttacaaataatacaaatataacatTGACTCTGCGATCGTTACGTTAGTTTGTTATCATTACTATTTCCTTACCAGTTT
This window encodes:
- the prpsap2 gene encoding phosphoribosyl pyrophosphate synthase-associated protein 2 codes for the protein MSATKGGLVIFTANSNPSSRELGRRIAERLGVELGKVQVYQEANRETRVQIQESVRGKDVFIIQTVSRDVNTTIMELLIMVYACRTSCAHSIIGVLPYFPYSKQCKMRKRGSIVSKLLASMMCKAGLTHLITMDLHQKEIQGFFNIPVDNLRASPFLLQYIQEEIPDYRNAVIVAKSPASAKRAQSFAERLRLGIAVIHGEAQDAESDLVDGRHSPPTVKNMGAIHPSLEIPLLIPKEKPPITVVGDVGGRIAIIVDDIIDDVDTFLAAAETLKERGAYKIFVMATHGILSSDAPRLIEESAIDEVVVTNTVPHELQKLQCPKIKTVDISMILSEAIRRIHNGESMSYLFRNIGLDD